In Syntrophaceae bacterium, the sequence GGCAACGATCACGACCCTCTACCACCAGAACAAATCGATCTCGAGTACCTTCTACACGCTGGCGTCCGCCATTATCTACTCCGAGCTCACTATCGGAACAGCCATGGATGCTAATGCAATCCCGATCACCTTCAATGAGACGCTGAACGCGGGTACTTGCGCCGGGCCATCGGGTATGGGAACGTGCCCCGATGAATTCACTTTCTTGGCACTGGGTTTTGCCCCGGTCACCTTCTGGATGGATGGATACAAATACGAGGCAGCTTTCCAGTTGGCGGAATTTGATAATTCGCAGGTGATTTGCGATGACGATGGTAATTGCTCAGTCTGGACCGCCGAAAACGAGACGAGTTCAATGAGCGTTCAGATGGCAATTCGCATGGTCCCCGAGCCCGCAACCCTTGCCCTGCTCGGTATCGGTCTGCTCGGTGTCGGAATCGTCTCGCGGCGCCGCAGGAAAGGTTAATCTCCAGCAAACACTTGGTTCATTGCAAAACAAGAATAAGAAAGGCGGCCTTCGGGCCGCCTTTCTTTGTTTGGTGCGCACGGCATGAGCGTACCCTTAGCCTGGTAATACGGGGCGTACCGCAGGAGTGCGAGGTGAAGCCGAGCAGGAAGCGGAGCGTGATGAGGCACGGAGGCACGTAGAAGACGGCTACCGGGTGGTGGTCGATGTGGATTTGGAGAGGTTCTTCGATCGGGTCAATCAAGACATCCTGATGGATCGGCTGTCGAGGCGCGTCGGGGATAAGGCCGTTCTGCGGCTGATCCGTCGCTACCTGGTGGCCGGGATCATGGATGGGGGGTGATCCTGGAGCGGTATTAGGGGGGGACGCC encodes:
- a CDS encoding PEP-CTERM sorting domain-containing protein; the protein is MRTRYIRKAMFFVGLVIAICAIAMPASATTLSYSQSTGFSVAAGTLASDDASTPFNDIKWYQYSSIPLPPTGYYNTIFWGVNNNNGGLKTSDPWGNAQYSALRLLGQAGTVSTGDWTTDGWGDWATITTLYHQNKSISSTFYTLASAIIYSELTIGTAMDANAIPITFNETLNAGTCAGPSGMGTCPDEFTFLALGFAPVTFWMDGYKYEAAFQLAEFDNSQVICDDDGNCSVWTAENETSSMSVQMAIRMVPEPATLALLGIGLLGVGIVSRRRRKG